The following proteins are encoded in a genomic region of Dasypus novemcinctus isolate mDasNov1 chromosome 21, mDasNov1.1.hap2, whole genome shotgun sequence:
- the NPTX1 gene encoding neuronal pentraxin-1: MRAGGAARTCALLALCLLGGRAQDFGPTRFICTSVPADADMCAASVAAGGAEELRSSVLQLRETVLQQKETILSQKETIRELTAKLGRCESQSTLDAGAGEARAGGGRKQPGSGKNTMGDLSRPPAAETLSQLGQTLQSLKTRLENLEQYSRLNSSSQTNSLKDLLQSKIDDLERQVLSRVNSLEEGKGGPKNDTEERVKIESALTSLHQRISELEKGQRDNRPGDKFQLTFPLRTNYMYAKVKKSLPEMYAFSVCLWLKSSAAPGVGTPFSYAVPGQANELVLIEWGSNPMEILINDKVAKLPFVINDGKWHHICVTWTTRDGVWEAYQDGTQGGSGENLAPYHPIKPQGVLVLGQEQDTLGGGFDATQAFVGELAHFNIWDRKLTPGEVYNLATCSSKALSGNVIAWAETNIEIYGGATKWTFEACRQIN, from the exons ATGCGGGCCGGCGGCGCGGCGCGCACCTGTGCGCTGCTCGCGCTCTGCCTCCTGGGCGGCCGGGCCCAGGATTTCGGGCCCACCCGCTTCATCTGCACCTCGGTGCCCGCGGACGCCGACATGTGCGCCGCGTCCGTGGCCGCGGGCGGCGCCGAGGAGCTCCGGAGCAGCGTGCTGCAGCTCCGCGAGACCGTGCTGCAGCAGAAGGAGACCATCCTGAGCCAGAAGGAGACCATCCGCGAGCTGACCGCCAAGCTGGGCCGCTGCGAGAGCCAGAGCACGCTGGACGCGGGCGCCGGCGAGGCCCGCGCCGGCGGCGGCCGCAAGCAGCCCGGCTCGGGAAAGAACACCATGGGCGACCTGTCCCGGCCGCCGGCCGCCGAGACGCTCAGCCAACTCGGGCAAACTTTGCAGTCGCTCAAAACCCGCCTGGAGAACCTCGAG CAGTACAGCCGGCTCAATTCCTCCAGCCAGACCAACAGCCTCAAGGACCTGCTGCAGAGCAAGATCGATGACCTGGAGAGGCAGGTGCTGTCCCGCGTGAACAGCCTGGAGGAGGGCAAGGGGGGCCCGAAGAACGACACGGAGGAGAGGGTCAAGATCGAGAGCGCCCTGACCTCCTTGCACCAGCGGATCAGCGAGCTCGAGAAAG gtcAGAGGGACAACCGCCCCGGGGACAAGTTCCAGCTCACGTTCCCCCTGAGGACCAACTACATGTACGCCAAGGTGAAGAAGAGCCTGCCGGAGATGTACGCCTTCTCCGTGTGCTTGTGGCTCAAGTCCAGCGCCGCCCCCGGCGTGGGCACCCCGTTCTCCTACGCGGTGCCCGGCCAGGCCAACGAGCTGGTCCTCATTGAGTGGGGCAGTAACCCCATGGAGATCCTCATCAACGACAAG GTGGCCAAGCTGCCCTTCGTGATCAATGACGGCAAGTGGCACCACATCTGCGTCACCTGGACCACGCGGGACGGCGTCTGGGAGGCCTACCAGGACGGCACCCAGGGCGGCAGCGGCGAGAACCTGGCGCCCTACCACCCCATCAAGCCTCAGGGCGTGCTGGTGCTGGGCCAGGAGCAG GACACCCTGGGCGGTGGGTTCGATGCCACGCAGGCGTTCGTGGGCGAGCTGGCCCACTTCAACATCTGGGACCGCAAGCTGACCCCTGGGGAGGTGTACAACCTGGCCACCTGCAGCTCCAAGGCGCTGTCCGGCAACGTCATCGCCTGGGCCGAGACCAACATCGAGATCTACGGCGGGGCCACCAAGTGGACATTCGAAGCCTGTCGCCAGATCAACTGA